The Longimicrobiaceae bacterium genome contains the following window.
GAGACCTTCGACCGCCTGCTCGCCGAGGCGCACGCACGGGGGATCCGGGTGATCCTCGACCTGGTTCCAAACCACACCTCCGACCGGCACCCCTGGTTCCTCCAGTCGCGCAGATCGCGCGAGGACCCGAAGCGCGGCTGGTACGTGTGGCGCGACCCGGCCCCGGACGGGGGCCCGCCGAACAACTGGCTCTCCAGCTTCGGCGGGCCCGCGTGGAGCTTCGACGAGCCCACGGGGCAGTACTACCTGCACTCGTTCCTCCCCGAGCAGCCGGACCTGAACTGGAGGCACCCGGAGATGTGGCCGCAGATGGAGCGCGTGATGCGCTTCTGGCTCGACCGGGGCGTGGACGGCTTCCGGGTGGACGTCGTCTGGCACCTGGTCAAGGACGCCCGTCTGCGCGACAACCCGCGGAACCCGGACTACCGTCCCCGGCGCGACCCGCCGAACGAGGCGCTGGTCCCCGCGTTCAGCGCCGACCAGCCCGAGGTCCAGGAGATCGTCGCGCGGATGCGGCGGACCACGGACGAGTATCCCGGCCGGGTCCTCATCGGGGAGGCCTACCTCCCCTTCGGCCGGCTCGTCCGCTACTACGGGGTGGCGAGTCCGGGAATGCACCTCCCCCTGAACTTCCACCTGATCACCTCTCCCTGGGAGGCCGTCGAGGTCGAGTCCACGGTGGCGGAGTACGAGGGCACGCTCCCGCCGGACGCGTGGCCCAACTGGGTCCTGGGGAACCACGACCGGAGCCGCGTCGCCAGCCGGGTGGGGGCCGGGCAGGCGCGCGTCGCCGCGATGCTGCTCCTGACCCTGCGGGGGACCCCCGTCCTCTACTACGGCGACGAGATCGGGATGCCGGACGCGGAGATCCCGCCGGAGCGGATGCGGGACCCGCGCGGGAAGCGGATCCCCGGGTCGAGCCGGGACCCGGCCCGCGCGCCCATGCGCTGGGACGGAAGCCCCGGGGCCGGCTTCACCACCGGCGATCCGTGGCTGCCGGCCGGCGGCGTCCCGGCCGGGTACAGCGTCGAGGCGCAGCGGGACGACCCCGGCTCCGTGCTCACCCTGTACCGGCACCTCGTCCGGCTCCGGCGCGCGGAGCCCGCCCTGCACCGGGGCCCGTACACCCCGGTGCCCGCGGCGGGCGAGAACACCCTCGGCTACGTGCGCGAGTGGCAGGACCGCCGCTTCCTGGTGGCACTCAACTTCGGGGAGGGCGCCGCGCGGTTCCGCCCGGAGCGCGGGACCGTGCAGGGGCGGGTGGTGCTCTCCACCCGGCTGGACCGGGAGGGAGAAGCGGTAGACGGAGGACTGGAGCTGCGCGGCGACGAGGGCGTCGTGGTCCTGCTGTCCTGAGGGGCGCCGCTCGGGGAGGCGGCCCCGCGCCGCCCCTCACCCCGGGCCGTGTCCCCGCTTCACGTTGAGCCGGATCACCAGCGACGAGAGGGTCCGCGCGAACTCGGAGGCGAAGGCGGGAGAGAACGGCACCACCATCCTCAGGTGGCCCGTGGTCGGGCGCTGCCTCGCCGCCCGGGTCATCAGCACCGGCACCGCCGGATCCAGCGCGGCGAGCGCGCGGGCCTCACCGGCGAGCACCACCCGGACGCGCTCGGGACGGGCTCCGCCGAAGAGCCGGCGGATCCGCTCGCCGTAGGCCGGGTCGGTGCAGACCACCGTGAGGGGCCGCCTGCGCAGGTGCTCCTCGATGGCGGCCACCCGCTCCGGCCGGAGCCGCGCCACCACCAGCGGCTTGTCGAGCCGCTCCGCCACCGGGCGCAGCTCGTGGGCGTGAAAGGCGGTGGTGACCAGGACGTCCGCCTCCCGGAGCGCTTCGGGGACGCCCGCGGCCGGATCGCGCAGCGGCTCCGACAGCGCGTACGCGTCCAGGCCGAACTGGTGCGCGGCCTCGCGGCGCAGCTCCGCCTGGCTGTCCAGGTCGCTTTCCACGCAGGCGCAGCGGAGGCGGGCGGCCGCGGTGGACCGGCGGAGCAGGTCCGGGAGGTGCGGGATGCGGATCTGGTGGTCGCATGCACCCGCCAGCACGCCCGCCAGCCAGTGGGCCGTTTCCCCGAGCGGCTCCTCGTACGCCTGCTGCATGGGGAGGACGAACACGCCGGAGCGCTCCCGCTTCTCCACGAGCCCCACTTCCTCCAGCGCGTCGTAGG
Protein-coding sequences here:
- a CDS encoding alpha-amylase family glycosyl hydrolase, which produces MQNPWWQTGIIYEIYPRSFQDSDGDGVGDLTGIISRLDYLHWLGVDAVWIGPIYPSPMADFGYDVAEYTGVDPLFGTLETFDRLLAEAHARGIRVILDLVPNHTSDRHPWFLQSRRSREDPKRGWYVWRDPAPDGGPPNNWLSSFGGPAWSFDEPTGQYYLHSFLPEQPDLNWRHPEMWPQMERVMRFWLDRGVDGFRVDVVWHLVKDARLRDNPRNPDYRPRRDPPNEALVPAFSADQPEVQEIVARMRRTTDEYPGRVLIGEAYLPFGRLVRYYGVASPGMHLPLNFHLITSPWEAVEVESTVAEYEGTLPPDAWPNWVLGNHDRSRVASRVGAGQARVAAMLLLTLRGTPVLYYGDEIGMPDAEIPPERMRDPRGKRIPGSSRDPARAPMRWDGSPGAGFTTGDPWLPAGGVPAGYSVEAQRDDPGSVLTLYRHLVRLRRAEPALHRGPYTPVPAAGENTLGYVREWQDRRFLVALNFGEGAARFRPERGTVQGRVVLSTRLDREGEAVDGGLELRGDEGVVVLLS
- a CDS encoding GntR family transcriptional regulator, producing THLLGELRRAAAAGSGADPADLLRERVAAAIHAGRLQPLDRLPSIRAAAQALGIEKHAMVRAYDALEEVGLVEKRERSGVFVLPMQQAYEEPLGETAHWLAGVLAGACDHQIRIPHLPDLLRRSTAAARLRCACVESDLDSQAELRREAAHQFGLDAYALSEPLRDPAAGVPEALREADVLVTTAFHAHELRPVAERLDKPLVVARLRPERVAAIEEHLRRRPLTVVCTDPAYGERIRRLFGGARPERVRVVLAGEARALAALDPAVPVLMTRAARQRPTTGHLRMVVPFSPAFASEFARTLSSLVIRLNVKRGHGPG